A portion of the Chryseobacterium tructae genome contains these proteins:
- a CDS encoding FKBP-type peptidyl-prolyl cis-trans isomerase — MGVADLLFKRKKELAEKNLKDGKEYMEEYGKRESVVQLPSGLQYEIITEGEGAKPGPKSTVKCHYHGTTIAGKVFDSSVKRGTPASFPLNRVISGWTEALQLMPVGSKWRLIIPPHLAYGDQEISKEIGPNSTLIFEVELLGIK, encoded by the coding sequence ATGGGAGTAGCAGATTTGTTATTTAAGCGTAAAAAAGAATTAGCCGAAAAAAACCTTAAGGACGGTAAAGAATATATGGAAGAGTACGGTAAGAGAGAAAGTGTTGTTCAATTACCAAGCGGCTTGCAATATGAAATTATCACTGAAGGTGAAGGTGCAAAACCAGGGCCTAAATCTACTGTAAAATGCCATTATCATGGAACTACCATCGCCGGAAAGGTCTTTGATAGCTCTGTAAAAAGAGGTACTCCGGCATCTTTCCCACTGAACAGAGTGATTTCAGGTTGGACGGAAGCACTTCAGCTAATGCCTGTTGGAAGTAAGTGGAGACTGATTATTCCACCGCATTTAGCATATGGCGATCAGGAAATCAGCAAAGAGATCGGACCAAACAGTACTCTTATTTTTGAAGTAGAATTACTGGGTATTAAATAA
- a CDS encoding catalase, translating into MPNPIIYNKKFDELNEEEKKLLEINKKSIADFVEQSSSISDVNYATRNAHAKTYAVARGTFWVDPSIPEFFKPFFDSEKFDLFIRLSNAQMKIKNSKRDLPAYGFAVQIRDENNNLLSNYPLANFPLFPVNSVSTFLKLFTAINESYIKSWSSLFSLIMQIIKTIPSVLTVSFIRNALKLFSKRNDFILSFDYHSVGAYRLGDYMMKIKLSHKSVNKNMDKRQNMKKALKNYFQNNDFTADVLIQLCYDLKDQPINKLNTEWKNSPYIKIGEVKIEKNSLLDPRDCSNELLSFNPFESKTIFQPVGKIQKLRDGAYKVSIQTRRKINTLLHGKKSEL; encoded by the coding sequence ATGCCAAATCCGATAATATATAATAAGAAGTTTGATGAACTTAATGAAGAGGAGAAAAAACTTCTTGAGATCAATAAGAAATCAATTGCAGATTTTGTTGAACAATCCTCTTCCATTAGTGATGTCAATTATGCTACAAGAAACGCTCATGCGAAAACTTATGCCGTAGCCAGGGGAACATTTTGGGTAGATCCGTCTATTCCGGAGTTTTTTAAACCTTTTTTTGATAGTGAAAAATTTGATTTATTCATAAGGCTTTCCAATGCACAAATGAAGATTAAAAACTCAAAAAGAGATCTTCCCGCTTATGGTTTTGCTGTTCAGATCAGAGATGAAAATAATAACCTGCTCTCCAATTATCCATTGGCGAACTTTCCGCTATTCCCGGTTAATTCTGTTTCTACCTTTTTAAAATTGTTTACAGCCATTAATGAATCTTATATCAAAAGCTGGAGCAGTCTGTTTTCTTTGATCATGCAAATCATCAAAACCATTCCATCTGTTTTAACAGTTTCATTTATCAGAAATGCTTTAAAATTGTTTAGCAAGAGAAATGATTTTATCCTCTCTTTTGACTATCATTCTGTGGGGGCTTATCGTCTCGGTGATTATATGATGAAAATAAAGCTGAGCCACAAGTCTGTTAATAAGAATATGGATAAAAGACAAAATATGAAAAAGGCTTTAAAAAATTATTTCCAGAATAATGATTTTACGGCGGATGTTTTGATTCAGCTTTGCTATGATCTGAAAGACCAGCCTATCAATAAGCTTAATACAGAGTGGAAAAATTCGCCCTATATTAAAATTGGTGAGGTTAAAATAGAGAAGAACTCTTTATTGGATCCCCGTGATTGTAGCAATGAATTGCTTTCATTCAATCCTTTTGAGAGTAAAACGATATTCCAGCCTGTAGGAAAGATCCAAAAATTACGGGATGGCGCTTATAAAGTATCTATTCAGACCCGAAGAAAGATCAATACCCTTTTGCATGGAAAAAAGAGTGAGTTATAG
- a CDS encoding phosphoribosyltransferase family protein — protein MNKRYSLHHIHSADEFTFSPAEYSYFKYGDKSYAEKFAKELFDGFVSENEELFNTDKEIVVLPSPYMAIPTASNFLCFYFKKYLDYYLFQKEKKSSILSKINRNHTYITDYGNLNFEDRKNLIANDTYYIDKDFLRGKLCIFIDDIKITGSHEYTVNRILNEYDVEADFMFLYYAELMNFDLDPKIENFFNYYAVSNVKHIVEVMNKSSFQFNTRIVKYILGLDSSNFDYLTSKVKKEQMDLLLELAISNNYHLIKEYKNNINTLTQTELYYGY, from the coding sequence ATGAACAAAAGGTACAGCTTACACCACATTCATTCAGCGGATGAGTTTACTTTCTCACCGGCAGAATACAGCTATTTCAAATATGGCGATAAGTCGTATGCTGAAAAATTTGCAAAAGAATTATTCGACGGATTTGTTTCCGAAAATGAAGAGCTTTTCAATACAGATAAAGAAATCGTAGTACTTCCAAGTCCTTATATGGCGATTCCTACAGCTTCCAATTTTCTATGTTTTTATTTTAAAAAATATCTAGATTATTATCTGTTTCAGAAAGAAAAAAAATCCAGTATTTTATCTAAAATTAATAGAAATCATACTTATATTACAGATTATGGGAATCTTAATTTTGAAGATCGTAAAAATCTGATAGCCAATGATACTTATTATATTGATAAAGACTTTTTACGAGGAAAACTTTGTATTTTTATAGACGATATAAAAATTACCGGAAGTCATGAATATACGGTGAACAGAATCCTGAATGAATACGATGTGGAAGCAGACTTTATGTTCCTGTATTATGCTGAACTGATGAATTTTGATCTCGATCCTAAAATTGAGAACTTTTTCAATTATTATGCGGTAAGCAATGTAAAGCATATTGTAGAAGTAATGAATAAATCCAGTTTTCAATTCAATACAAGGATTGTAAAATATATTTTAGGCCTGGATTCAAGTAATTTTGATTATCTTACGTCTAAAGTAAAAAAGGAACAGATGGACCTCCTGCTGGAGCTTGCCATCAGTAACAATTATCATTTAATAAAAGAATATAAAAATAACATCAATACTTTAACACAAACGGAATTATATTATGGCTATTAA
- a CDS encoding TerD family protein gives MAINLQKGQRENINAPKFTVGLGWDINNTSTGTAFDLDASLFLLGDDKKLVSDNHFIFYNNLESPDKAVIHTGDNLTGEGSGDDEQIKIDLTKIDDSIKEITVVVTIHDADSRRQNFGQVRNSFIRIFNTDTNEEILKYELDEDFSIETAVEFGRIYNRNGEWKFEAVGAGQRDGLEKFVSIYQK, from the coding sequence ATGGCTATTAACTTACAAAAAGGACAAAGAGAAAACATCAACGCACCTAAATTCACTGTAGGTTTAGGATGGGATATCAATAATACTTCTACAGGAACTGCATTTGACCTTGACGCTTCTTTATTTTTATTAGGTGACGACAAAAAATTAGTTTCAGATAATCACTTTATTTTTTATAATAACCTTGAGTCTCCGGACAAAGCCGTAATCCACACTGGAGATAACCTTACAGGAGAAGGATCGGGAGATGATGAGCAAATTAAGATCGACCTTACAAAAATTGATGATTCAATAAAGGAAATTACAGTTGTAGTAACCATTCACGACGCTGATTCAAGAAGACAAAACTTCGGGCAGGTAAGAAATTCTTTCATCAGAATTTTCAATACCGATACGAATGAAGAGATCTTAAAATATGAATTAGACGAAGACTTTTCCATCGAAACGGCTGTAGAATTCGGAAGAATCTACAATAGAAATGGAGAATGGAAATTTGAGGCTGTAGGAGCAGGACAAAGAGACGGCCTTGAGAAATTTGTATCAATTTATCAAAAGTAA
- a CDS encoding Rrf2 family transcriptional regulator codes for MQSNYNEQYKICYGNTYHDLIGESPQEWLTSDWIAGSINVNPVIVRKEISVLKESGLIISRQGKEGGSQLAKDAENITISEIYRSVKNTEVLGKKNQNPNPACSVGKEINSHLNTLFEETDQLVSNFLGDKSLQKFADQFE; via the coding sequence TTGCAGAGTAATTACAATGAACAATACAAGATTTGCTACGGCAATACATATCATGACCTTATTGGCGAAAGTCCTCAGGAGTGGCTTACTTCTGATTGGATTGCCGGGAGTATTAATGTAAACCCTGTCATTGTACGTAAAGAAATCAGTGTATTAAAGGAATCAGGTTTGATTATCAGCAGACAAGGAAAAGAAGGAGGAAGTCAGCTTGCAAAAGACGCAGAAAATATTACAATTTCTGAGATTTACAGATCCGTAAAGAATACAGAAGTATTGGGAAAGAAAAATCAAAATCCTAATCCTGCCTGTAGTGTAGGAAAAGAAATCAATAGTCATTTAAATACATTATTTGAAGAGACAGATCAGTTGGTAAGTAACTTTTTAGGAGACAAATCTTTGCAAAAATTCGCAGATCAGTTCGAATAA
- a CDS encoding toxic anion resistance protein: protein MDNQENQPIDPLGSIEPLRTFEPTPMVPPTPAQPVQNAAPAVLVDREGNVNLTQLQSEERQKYEVLANSIDEANPGSIVNFGAELQKTLTNQSDSFLGNVRRSNSGEVGGLINDLLVELNYVDVEELNGNKVKSFLSKLPFMKKVITQVENLFTKYDKIINNIEQISYKVNAGIITSTKDNAVLQTIFESNVNSIKQIEELVIAGNIRMERAAVELAQMETAPQNFQDYQIADKRDFIARLDRRMADLKVVRVIMMQSLPQIRLVQNNNVSIAEKAQTILTTTLPLWKNQLSLAVAMYRQQQSIEIQQKVSSTTEEILRKNAERLGQNSVNVARANEQTIVSVETLRETTSMLINTLNEVKQIQKQGADNRRKLDQDLQTLEHELKANVRG from the coding sequence ATGGACAATCAAGAAAATCAACCTATAGATCCACTTGGATCAATTGAACCTCTTAGAACATTTGAACCTACACCAATGGTTCCGCCAACACCGGCGCAGCCTGTTCAAAATGCAGCACCAGCAGTGCTTGTAGATAGAGAGGGAAATGTAAACCTGACTCAATTACAGTCGGAAGAACGCCAAAAATATGAAGTTTTAGCCAACTCTATTGATGAAGCTAATCCGGGATCTATTGTGAATTTTGGAGCAGAACTTCAGAAAACATTAACTAACCAGAGTGATAGCTTCTTAGGAAATGTAAGAAGATCAAACTCGGGAGAAGTTGGAGGGCTTATCAATGACCTGTTGGTAGAGCTGAACTATGTAGACGTAGAAGAGCTTAATGGAAATAAAGTAAAAAGCTTCCTGAGCAAATTACCATTCATGAAGAAGGTAATAACTCAGGTAGAAAACCTGTTTACAAAATATGATAAAATCATTAACAATATTGAGCAGATCTCATATAAAGTAAATGCAGGAATCATTACTTCTACAAAGGATAACGCAGTTCTTCAGACGATTTTTGAAAGCAATGTAAATTCTATCAAACAAATTGAAGAACTTGTGATTGCAGGAAATATCAGAATGGAAAGAGCCGCTGTCGAGTTAGCTCAGATGGAAACTGCTCCACAGAATTTTCAGGACTATCAGATTGCAGATAAGAGAGATTTCATTGCAAGATTAGACAGAAGAATGGCTGATCTTAAAGTGGTGCGTGTAATCATGATGCAGTCACTTCCTCAGATTAGATTGGTTCAGAATAACAACGTTTCTATTGCAGAAAAAGCACAGACTATTCTTACCACTACGCTTCCTTTATGGAAAAATCAGCTTTCACTTGCCGTTGCGATGTACAGACAGCAGCAGAGTATTGAAATTCAGCAGAAAGTATCTTCTACTACAGAAGAAATTTTAAGAAAGAATGCAGAGCGTCTCGGTCAGAACTCAGTGAATGTAGCGAGAGCTAATGAACAAACTATTGTATCTGTGGAAACATTAAGAGAAACAACTTCAATGTTGATCAATACATTAAATGAAGTGAAACAGATTCAGAAACAAGGAGCTGACAATAGAAGAAAGCTGGATCAGGATCTTCAGACATTGGAGCACGAATTGAAAGCAAATGTCAGAGGTTAA
- a CDS encoding nuclear transport factor 2 family protein, whose protein sequence is MEQKHPLPPFTLETAKQKIQMAEDAWNSQDPEKVSKAYTIDSEWRNRDTFVNGREEIVVFLQKKWEKELNYKLKKEYWAHTENRIAVRFEYEYQTKEGNWFRAYGNENWEFDENGLMAKRYASINDLAIKEEERKFK, encoded by the coding sequence ATGGAACAGAAACATCCGCTTCCTCCTTTCACTCTTGAAACGGCGAAGCAAAAAATTCAAATGGCAGAAGATGCCTGGAACAGTCAGGATCCTGAAAAAGTTTCCAAAGCTTATACAATAGACAGCGAATGGAGAAACAGAGATACATTTGTCAATGGAAGAGAAGAAATTGTTGTATTTCTTCAGAAGAAATGGGAAAAAGAGCTCAATTATAAATTGAAGAAAGAATATTGGGCACACACAGAAAACCGTATTGCTGTTCGTTTTGAATATGAATACCAAACCAAAGAAGGAAATTGGTTCCGAGCATATGGTAATGAAAACTGGGAATTTGATGAAAACGGTTTGATGGCTAAAAGATATGCAAGCATTAATGATCTGGCTATAAAAGAGGAAGAACGAAAGTTTAAGTAA
- a CDS encoding TerC/Alx family metal homeostasis membrane protein yields MEKHQSILELHPGLVWGFAITVVIMLLLDLGIFNKKSHEVSSKEATIWTIVWISLSMVFSGVVYWVFNTDGTPESHALAVEKFTQYQAAYWIEKALSVDNLFVFILVFGFFKVPKFLHHKVLFWGIIGALIFRAIFIFAGVGLINLTYLPEMDIFGTPVKINIVMTLFGLFLVYAGIKSWGDGDDDDDEDYSNTAGARLIKSFWKVSDNYDGDKFFTIQNGIKMATPLLVVVGVIEFTDVLFAVDSIPAIFAISDDPFILYTSNIFAILGLRSLYFLLANFIHMFSKLPYGLAIILSFIGVKMLIAPWYHISSPISLGIVGGVLVISVILSIMFPDKEEEKEKLD; encoded by the coding sequence GTGGAAAAACATCAAAGTATTTTAGAACTGCACCCAGGTCTGGTGTGGGGATTTGCGATAACAGTCGTTATCATGCTGCTTCTGGATTTAGGAATCTTCAACAAAAAAAGTCATGAAGTATCGTCTAAGGAAGCTACGATCTGGACTATCGTGTGGATTTCATTATCCATGGTCTTTTCAGGAGTGGTATATTGGGTTTTCAATACAGATGGAACCCCTGAAAGCCATGCACTGGCAGTAGAGAAGTTTACCCAGTATCAGGCGGCTTACTGGATTGAGAAAGCCCTCTCCGTAGATAATTTATTTGTATTTATTCTTGTTTTCGGGTTCTTTAAAGTGCCGAAATTCCTTCATCATAAGGTTCTCTTCTGGGGAATTATTGGAGCATTGATCTTCAGAGCGATATTCATTTTTGCAGGTGTGGGATTGATCAATCTTACTTATCTTCCTGAAATGGATATTTTCGGAACTCCAGTGAAAATCAATATTGTAATGACCTTATTTGGTTTATTCCTTGTATATGCTGGGATCAAGTCGTGGGGCGACGGAGACGATGACGATGATGAAGACTACAGCAATACTGCGGGAGCAAGGTTGATTAAAAGCTTCTGGAAAGTTTCTGACAATTATGATGGAGATAAGTTCTTCACCATTCAGAACGGGATTAAAATGGCAACACCGCTATTAGTGGTAGTAGGAGTTATCGAGTTTACAGACGTTCTTTTTGCTGTAGATTCTATTCCAGCGATCTTCGCCATTTCAGATGATCCATTTATTCTTTATACATCAAATATTTTTGCGATTTTAGGTCTTAGATCATTATATTTCCTATTGGCAAACTTTATTCATATGTTCAGCAAACTTCCTTATGGATTGGCTATTATCCTGTCATTTATTGGAGTTAAAATGCTTATTGCACCATGGTATCATATTTCATCACCGATTTCATTAGGAATTGTAGGGGGTGTATTGGTGATCTCGGTTATTCTATCCATTATGTTTCCTGATAAAGAAGAGGAAAAAGAGAAGTTGGACTAA
- a CDS encoding NAD(P)-dependent oxidoreductase has protein sequence MKKVAVIGATGFVGAHIVAELAERGYAVEAVVRDASKVKTQENVTAKSVDVNNVAELADALKGSDAVISAFNAGWTNPNLYNDFLNGSENIQRAVEESGVKRLIVVGGAGSLYTPDHVQIVDTPDFPDAYKPGATAARDYLNKIKENNTLDWTFFSPAVEMNQANVGSRTGKYRTSLETPVFDAEGRSRLSVEDVAVALVDELEQNNHIRERFTAAY, from the coding sequence ATGAAAAAAGTAGCAGTAATTGGTGCAACAGGATTTGTAGGAGCACACATCGTAGCAGAATTAGCAGAGAGAGGATATGCAGTTGAAGCTGTAGTAAGAGACGCATCGAAGGTAAAAACACAAGAAAATGTAACAGCAAAAAGCGTAGATGTAAATAATGTGGCAGAATTAGCTGATGCATTAAAAGGAAGTGATGCGGTAATCAGTGCATTCAATGCAGGATGGACAAACCCTAATCTTTACAACGACTTTTTGAATGGTTCTGAAAATATTCAAAGAGCAGTAGAAGAGTCAGGAGTAAAAAGACTGATCGTTGTAGGAGGAGCAGGAAGTCTTTACACACCGGATCATGTTCAGATTGTAGACACCCCTGACTTTCCGGATGCTTACAAACCGGGAGCAACCGCTGCAAGAGATTATTTAAATAAGATCAAAGAAAATAATACTTTAGATTGGACGTTCTTCAGCCCTGCAGTAGAAATGAATCAGGCTAACGTAGGCTCAAGAACAGGAAAATACAGAACATCACTGGAAACTCCTGTATTCGATGCAGAAGGAAGAAGCCGTCTTTCAGTAGAAGATGTAGCGGTAGCTTTGGTGGATGAACTTGAGCAGAACAACCATATCCGCGAACGTTTTACAGCCGCTTATTAA
- a CDS encoding TetR/AcrR family transcriptional regulator has translation MKTPRERIIETTFSLFAKQGYNSTGINQIISEAEVAKASFYLHFKSKEDLCVEFLNVRHTYWFNELHTFSAQSKNLHSKIISAFDFLIYMNGKESFRGCSFLNILSEIPMDNVKILNVIQSHKSDLRNYFLELIKDKVVSDHIYMLFESSIIESQLFRSNELIEKSKKIITNLIP, from the coding sequence ATGAAGACTCCAAGAGAAAGAATTATAGAAACCACATTCAGTTTATTTGCCAAACAAGGATATAATTCTACAGGAATTAACCAGATTATTTCAGAAGCGGAGGTTGCCAAAGCAAGCTTTTATCTTCATTTTAAATCGAAGGAAGATCTTTGTGTAGAATTTCTGAACGTAAGACATACGTATTGGTTTAATGAACTTCATACTTTTTCTGCCCAGTCAAAAAACCTCCATTCAAAGATTATTAGCGCTTTTGATTTTCTGATTTATATGAATGGAAAAGAGAGCTTCAGAGGCTGTAGTTTTCTTAATATTTTATCGGAAATCCCCATGGATAATGTTAAAATCCTGAATGTGATTCAGTCTCACAAATCAGATCTTAGGAATTATTTTTTAGAATTGATAAAAGATAAGGTAGTTTCCGATCATATCTATATGCTTTTTGAAAGCAGTATTATAGAAAGCCAGCTATTTAGATCGAATGAATTGATTGAAAAATCAAAAAAAATAATCACCAATTTAATCCCTTAA
- a CDS encoding TerD family protein, producing the protein MAINLQKGQRINLKKENGAELSQACVGINWGAIEKKGLFGTKKEAVDLDGSCILYDSNKNVTEVIYFGNLKSKNGSVRHSGDDLTGDVNGDDGLDNEVITVDFSNLDANVDHVAMVLNSYKGQDFGTIPFASIRIYEGTPTNVKEVFAKYDIANDASFKGHVAMVMGVFYRRNGEWKFNAIGDPTADRKLEQTIQTVQMNYL; encoded by the coding sequence ATGGCTATCAACTTACAAAAAGGTCAGAGAATCAACCTTAAAAAAGAAAACGGAGCTGAACTTTCCCAAGCTTGTGTAGGAATCAACTGGGGAGCAATTGAAAAAAAAGGACTATTCGGAACTAAAAAAGAAGCAGTAGACTTAGATGGAAGCTGTATTTTATACGATTCAAACAAAAATGTAACAGAAGTAATCTATTTCGGAAACCTGAAATCCAAAAATGGATCTGTAAGACACAGTGGAGACGATCTTACAGGTGACGTAAACGGTGATGATGGTTTAGATAACGAAGTGATTACTGTAGATTTTAGTAATCTGGATGCTAATGTAGATCACGTGGCAATGGTATTGAACAGCTATAAAGGGCAGGATTTCGGAACCATTCCTTTTGCTTCTATCCGTATTTATGAAGGAACTCCTACCAATGTAAAAGAAGTTTTTGCTAAATATGATATCGCTAATGATGCTTCTTTCAAAGGACATGTTGCGATGGTAATGGGAGTTTTCTACAGAAGAAACGGAGAATGGAAATTCAACGCCATTGGAGATCCAACTGCTGATAGAAAACTGGAGCAGACGATCCAAACGGTTCAGATGAATTACTTATAA